A stretch of DNA from Candidatus Flexicrinis affinis:
GGCTCAGTAAGGAACTCTGCAAAGGGCTTTCGCCCTCTGCACTCCCGTAGCTGCGCCAGCACGCCGTCAGCGGCGTGCTGGCGCGTTAGCGAGGTGCAGGCGGCAGGGCCTGCTGCCCGGGGTATGGGCCACAGAGCTACTCGCCGTCCGATTGCATGGTGGGCTTTTCACACGTGATCGACAAGCACGCATACAAGGATGGACGGCGCTGGTTCTGGACGACACTTACGTATCAGGTAAATGACAACTACGCACCTGACAGCCATTGGTTCTGCGACATTGCAGGATAGGATTCCAATGATGAGCAAGAACACCGTAGGGATGTCACTGTTCGAGAGGAAAATTCTGCTCCTGGTCGGGGGGTCCCGAGTCCCAGTTCCTACGTGAGCCTTTACTCGTTGCTAGCCCCGATGGTTCGAAGATCATCGTCGTTGAACAGACGGCCTCTGGATTCTCAACGTTACGAATTGTCGAAGCCGCAACCGGTTGGGTTCTTGCTCAAGCCGAGGAGATTGGCTACGTTGGAGTTGCCGCCTGGGCACCTGACAGCCAAGGGGGGGGGGGGGGCGGTTTTTTGGGGGCGTGGGGGGGGGGGGGGGGGGGGCGTGCGGGGGGCACCAGTCCATTGCTGAATCCGGCGATCCGGCGAACGCCCCGGCGGCAGGCGCGGGGGGGGGTGGTCGCAAGCGGCATCTTCTGGTGGACACGAGGGGCGGCGCTGAGAGGCGATGGTCTTGGAGGCGGATGTGCGGGACCGCGATGCGGCAAGCACCTGTTGATGCAGAACATCGCTCGCTTTCCACGGCTGACTGGCTGTGGGCAGACGGAGGATATCGGGGGGGGTGGGTCCCCGGGGGAGAGGGGGGGGGGGGCGTGACGGTCGACATCGTGCTGCGTCCGGACACGGGCTTCGACTTGCGCGGCCTGGGGGTGGAACAACGTTCAGCTGGCTCGGCAACAGCCGCCGTCTCAGCAAGGATTACAGTACTTCTTGTCCAGCAGCACCTATGTCTGAATGCCGCCTCACCCTGACCTTTTCAAATGGCCTCTTAGATAGTGTAGCTGAACAAGCAATGGGTGAAAGCCAAATATATAGCATTGGTAGAGTAGCTTGGAGCCCCGAGGGAGACCGTGTCGCAGCTTCAATCGGCAGCCTAATCTTTGTGTGGAGTGTATCAGGGCAGTATCTTACCCATATTCTGAATGGAGCTTACTTAACGCCACTTCAGGAAGTCGACTACGGGGGTCCCTAAGCGATCTTTCCTGGCCTGACACTTCACGTATCATTTTCTCTTCTTCGAAAAGTGGCATAACGGTTGTGTACTCACTCGAGGACGAACACGTTGCACGCCTGTTCCAGCCAGATCCAGTGAGCGTGTATGGTCCGACTACGACCAGTACTGCGCTCTCCAATTCGCGCACGCGCTACGCGGTTGCGGAACGGTACGCCAATCGAGTCTACATCTGGGACATTGAAAGCAGCGCAGGCGTCGAGGACGACTTCTGGGCGGAACCGAACTCAACCGTCTTCGAGGGATACGGTGAAGTGGACGTGCAGGCGATTGCGTGGCGGCATGACGATGCGGTCGTCGCCAGCCTGAGCGAAGACTTCAAGCTGCGGTTCTGGGACCCGAACACCGGCCAGCAATACGCAGAGACGACGCTGCCGCCGGATGCGTCGACCAACCAGATCGTATGGTCGGCGGACGGGTCGGAGATTTTGTACGTCACGATGGACGCAGAGTTGGAGTCTGTGCCGGTGTCGGGGCTGTCCGTGCCACCGCCGAGCACACCGACTCCCGCGGGGCAGTGAGCGTAACCGCCCAAATTCACCGTTCGAGGAACAGCAGGCCGTATCCGTCCACATACGCCCGCCAACCGGCAGGGACGTACGTCGTGGCGTCAAGCTGCGCGACCAGCGCCGGGCCGTCGAAGCGTATGCCGGGTGTGAGGTCGGCACGCTCGTACACGCCGCCTTCGAGGTCGCGCGGGACCGGCTCTTCCCACGCGAATTTCGGTGCGTCGATCGCCCCGATACCGCGCGCCCGCAGGGTCACGATCTGGCACGCGCGGTTCGGGAAGGCGTGCCCGTAGGCCGCCCGATGCGCCTCGTGAAAGCGCTCCGCCAGCGCCGCCCCGTCGGACGTAAACGGCACGCTCAGCTCATACGCCTGTCCGATGTAGTGCATTTCGGCGGTGACGGTCAGCGTCTGGCGCTGCGGCGCGATGCGCTCGAGCGTCAGTTCGGCCACGCAGTCGGACGTCAACGTATCGGCTTCGGCTTGCAGGTCGGGATAGGACTGCGCCGGGTTCGATCGGCTGCATGACCGAGCGCGCACGGGTGACCTCGATGCGGGCCAGCAGCAGTCCCAGCGCGCACAGCACGCCGGGGCTGGGCGGGATAATCACGCGGCGAATGCCCAGACGTTCGGCGATCTCGCAGGCGTGCAGGCCGCCGGCCCCGCCGAACGCCATAAGCGCGAACCGGCGTGGATCATGCCCGCGCGCCACGCTCACCCGCCGTACCGCGCGCTCGATGTTGGCGTTAGCGACCTCGATCACGCCCTGCGCGGCCTCTTCCGCCGTTCGCCCGAACTGCGCGCCGAGGTCGGTCAGCACCTGTCGCGCGGCGTCCGCGTCGATACGCATCTGCCCGCCGAGGAAGCGCGCCGGATCGATGCGGCCCAGCACGACGTTGGCGTCGGTGACGGTCGGCAGCGTGCCCCC
This window harbors:
- a CDS encoding WD40 repeat domain-containing protein; the protein is MYSLEDEHVARLFQPDPVSVYGPTTTSTALSNSRTRYAVAERYANRVYIWDIESSAGVEDDFWAEPNSTVFEGYGEVDVQAIAWRHDDAVVASLSEDFKLRFWDPNTGQQYAETTLPPDASTNQIVWSADGSEILYVTMDAELESVPVSGLSVPPPSTPTPAGQ